A portion of the Streptomyces sp. YPW6 genome contains these proteins:
- a CDS encoding FtsQ-type POTRA domain-containing protein: protein MAGPTTAQRGAPGRADTSARPPHIGPEGPRIGRRALLILIGVAVALLTAFVIWALYGSSWLRVEKVTTSGVDVLTREEVEAVAATPVGAPLASVDTDAMERRLRQKLPRIDRVDVVRSWPNGIGLKVTERKPVLLVEKDGKFVEVDAKGVRFATVDRAPKGVPLLELEPEPSASLRRFGGDRLLREAVRVTGDLPAAVAKDTEALRVASFDAISLRLTRDREVFWGSGENGTAKARILTALMKAEPKAGQFDVSAPTAPAVSGS from the coding sequence GTGGCCGGACCGACGACCGCCCAGCGCGGCGCACCCGGGCGGGCGGACACCTCCGCCCGCCCGCCGCACATCGGCCCCGAGGGGCCCCGGATCGGCCGCCGTGCCCTGCTGATCCTCATCGGCGTCGCAGTCGCCCTGCTCACTGCGTTCGTCATCTGGGCCCTCTACGGCTCCTCCTGGCTGCGTGTCGAGAAGGTCACCACGAGCGGGGTCGATGTCCTGACCCGCGAAGAGGTGGAAGCGGTTGCCGCGACGCCGGTCGGCGCCCCGCTCGCCTCCGTGGACACCGACGCGATGGAGCGTCGGTTGCGCCAGAAGTTGCCTCGTATCGACAGAGTTGATGTCGTTCGGTCCTGGCCGAACGGAATCGGACTTAAGGTGACGGAGCGAAAGCCGGTCCTTCTGGTCGAAAAGGACGGGAAGTTCGTCGAAGTGGACGCCAAGGGCGTGCGCTTCGCCACCGTGGACCGGGCCCCGAAGGGTGTGCCCCTGCTGGAGCTGGAGCCCGAACCGTCCGCGAGCCTTCGCCGCTTCGGCGGTGACCGTCTGTTGCGGGAAGCGGTCCGGGTCACCGGCGACCTTCCGGCGGCGGTCGCCAAGGACACCGAGGCCCTCCGGGTCGCCTCGTTCGACGCGATCTCCCTGCGGCTCACCCGGGATCGCGAGGTGTTCTGGGGCAGCGGCGAGAACGGTACGGCGAAGGCGCGCATCCTCACCGCGCTCATGAAGGCGGAGCCCAAAGCGGGACAGTTCGACGTAAGCGCTCCCACCGCCCCGGCGGTATCGGGGAGTTGA